A single genomic interval of Juglans regia cultivar Chandler chromosome 1, Walnut 2.0, whole genome shotgun sequence harbors:
- the LOC108996057 gene encoding inorganic phosphate transporter 1-4-like: MAKDNLQVLNALDVAKTQWYHFTAIIIAGMGFFTDAYDLFCISLVTKLLGRIYYHVDGAEKPGTLPPNVSAAVNGVAFCGTLAGQLFFGWLGDKMGRKRVYGMTLMLMVIASVASGLSFGHNAKSVMATLCFFRFWLGFGIGGDYPLSATIMSEYANKKTRGAFIAAVFAMQGFGILAGGIFAIIIASAFKAKFDAPSYEVDALRSTVPQADFVWRIILMVGALPAALTYYWRMKMPETARYTALVAKNAKQAANDMSKVLQVDIEAEPQKVEQLAQQPANTFGLFSKQFLRRHGLHLLGTTSTWFLLDIAFYSQNLFQKDIFSAIGWIPAAKTMNAIDEVYRIARAQTLIALCSTVPGYWFTVAFIDKIGRFAIQLMGFFFMTVFMFALAIPYNHWTHKDNRIGFVVMYSLTFFFANFGPNATTFVVPAEIFPARLRSTCHGISAASGKLGAIVGAFGFLYLAQNQDKAKADAGYPAGIGVKNSLLVLGGINFLGILFTFLVPESKGKSLEEMSRENEDENGEMQELDQTSYENRTVPLS, from the coding sequence ATGGCCAAGGACAATTTACAGGTGCTTAACGCCCTCGATGTAGCAAAAACACAATGGTATCATTTCACTGCTATCATCATTGCAGGAATGGGGTTCTTCACCGATGCATATGATCTATTCTGCATATCTCTTGTCACCAAATTGCTTGGTCGCATATACTACCATGTTGATGGTGCGGAAAAGCCTGGCACGTTGCCTCCCAACGTCTCAGCTGCTGTCAATGGTGTAGCATTCTGTGGAACTCTCGCCGGCCAGCTCTTCTTTGGGTGGCTTGGAGACAAGATGGGCAGGAAACGAGTCTACGGCATGACTCTCATGCTCATGGTTATAGCCTCCGTAGCTTCAGGTCTTTCTTTTGGCCACAATGCTAAATCTGTCATGGCAACACTTTGCTTTTTCCGGTTCTGGCTTGGGTTTGGTATCGGCGGTGACTACCCACTTTCCGCCACCATCATGTCCGAATATGCTAATAAGAAGACTCGTGGTGCTTTCATTGCCGCAGTCTTCGCCATGCAGGGATTTGGAATCCTAGCAGGCGGTATATTTGCAATCATTATTGCATCAGCGTTTAAGGCTAAGTTTGATGCTCCATCTTATGAGGTTGACGCGCTTCGCTCAACCGTCCCACAAGCAGACTTTGTTTGGAGGATCATTCTAATGGTAGGAGCACTCCCAGCTGCACTGACTTACTACTGGAGGATGAAGATGCCTGAAACTGCCCGTTACACTGCCCTTGTTGCCAAGAACGCAAAACAGGCTGCAAACGATATGTCAAAAGTTCTTCAGGTTGACATTGAAGCAGAACCGCAGAAGGTTGAGCAGTTAGCTCAACAACCAGCCAACACTTTTGGTTTGTTCTCTAAACAGTTTCTTCGCCGCCACGGACTTCACTTGCTTGGAACAACAAGCACATGGTTCTTGCTTGACATTGCATTTTACAGTCAGAATCTATTTCAAAAGGATATCTTCAGTGCAATTGGATGGATTCCTGCAGCAAAGACCATGAATGCCATCGATGAGGTGTACAGAATCGCAAGGGCACAAACACTGATTGCTCTGTGCAGTACTGTTCCAGGCTACTGGTTTACAGTGGCTTTCATTGACAAGATAGGAAGATTTGCTATCCAATTGATGGGTTTCTTCTTCATGACAGTGTTTATGTTTGCCCTGGCTATTCCTTACAACCACTGGACTCACAAGGATAATCGCATTGGGTTTGTGGTGATGTATTCCCTCACCTTCTTCTTTGCAAATTTTGGGCCTAATGCCACCACATTTGTCGTGCCGGCGGAGATCTTCCCAGCTAGGCTCAGGTCTACTTGCCATGGCATCTCGGCAGCATCCGGGAAGCTCGGGGCTATTGTTGGTGCTTTTGGGTTTTTGTATTTGGCTCAGAACCAGGACAAGGCCAAGGCAGATGCAGGGTACCCTGCAGGAATTGGGGTGAAGAATTCACTCCTTGTATTGGGTGGAATCAACTTCTTGGGAATATTGTTTACTTTCTTGGTGCCTGAATCGAAAGGAAAATCTTTGGAGGAGATGTCTAGGGAGAACGAGGACGAAAATGGAGAAATGCAGGAGTTGGATCAAACATCTTACGAAAACAGGACAGTTCCCCTGTCTTAG